The Benincasa hispida cultivar B227 chromosome 11, ASM972705v1, whole genome shotgun sequence genome has a segment encoding these proteins:
- the LOC120089851 gene encoding zinc finger protein BALDIBIS-like, producing MSTNPFSLLSSTTTAFAHQHDDANPNPNPKPKPSAATKKKRNLPGTPDPDAEVIALSPKSLMATNRFICEICNKGFQRDQNLQLHRRGHNLPWKLRQRTNKEPIKKKVYICPEKTCVHHDPSRALGDLTGIKKHFSRKHGEKKWKCDKCSKKYAVQSDWKAHSKTCGTREYKCDCGTLFSRKDSFITHRAFCDALAEESARITTVSATNILNNLRNDSNILLHQQDQSLIDHHTNNTLQSLGDISGLSQFNHSDHFLRDFEDHQHKNRSPLSLWLNQASAETAMNNHNNNNNNISNLFGASSSSSNLFGSITENGLSMLPVIEKEDVENKGGNNLSKATSSSAAALLSGQSSQSVVSSSPMSATALLQKAALMGSTRSNNNNNSPLFGAGAFGVMSSSSSSSSSSNAVSLNSLNKSRSLTMADSVQMIGTNSDLSSNCLSQLLIPQNGNNVMIRSSGQTRDFLGVGGGEAPRPPFLPPELAKFATINSTVGLSQFAANH from the exons atGTCAACTAATCccttttctcttctctcttctaCTACAACTGCCTTTGCTCATCAGCACGACGATGCCAACCCTAACCCTAACCCTAAACCGAAACCCTCCGCTGCtacaaagaagaagagaaacctCCCTGGAACCCCAG ATCCCGATGCGGAAGTTATTGCTTTGTCGCCGAAATCGCTCATGGCAACGAATAGATTCATATGTGAAATTTGTAACAAGGGTTTTCAGAGAGACCAGAATCTGCAACTTCATCGACGAGGGCATAACTTACCATGGAAGTTGCGACAACGAACAAACAAGGAGCCGATCAAGAAGAAGGTGTATATTTGTCCAGAGAAGACCTGCGTACACCACGATCCGTCGCGAGCCCTCGGCGACCTCACCGGAATAAAGAAGCATTTCAGCCGGAAACACGGCGAGAAGAAGTGGAAATGTGACAAGTGTTCTAAGAAATATGCAGTTCAATCTGATTGGAAAGCTCACTCCAAAACTTGTGGGACTAGAGAATATAAGTGTGATTGTGGAACCCTTTTTTCCAG GAAAGATAGCTTCATAACCCACAGAGCATTTTGTGATGCTTTAGCTGAAGAAAGTGCAAGAATCACAACAGTTTCAGCTACAAATATTCTCAATAATCTTAGAAATGATTCAAATATTCTTCTTCACCAACAAGATCAATCTTTGATTGATCATCATACCAATAATACTCTTCAATCTCTTGGAGATATTTCTGGGCTTTCCCAATTCAATCATTCAGATCATTTCTTGAGAGATTTTGAAGATCATCAACACAAGAACAGATCTCCATTATCACTTTGGTTGAACCAAGCTTCAGCTGAAACTGCAATGAACAATcacaacaataacaataataatatttccAACCTTTttggagcttcttcttcttcttccaatctTTTCGGATCCATAACCGAAAACGGGCTTTCGATGTTGCCAGTAATCGAGAAGGAAGATGTTGAGAATAAGGGAGGTAATAATTTGTCGAAAGCTACATCATCGTCGGCAGCGGCACTGTTGTCGGGTCAGTCTTCTCAGTCTGTTGTTTCGTCTTCTCCGATGTCGGCCACCGCCCTTCTGCAAAAGGCTGCTCTTATGGGCTCAACTAGAagcaacaacaataataattcCCCGCTCTTCGGTGCGGGTGCTTTTGGAGTAATGAGCTCTTCATCGTCGTCATCATCGTCTTCCAATGCAGTAAGCTTGAACTCTCTTAATAAATCTAGAAGCTTGACAATGGCTGACTCGGTTCAGATGATCGGTACCAACTCCGACTTAAGCTCGAATTGTCTCAGCCAGCTTCTAATACCACAGAAcg GTAACAACGTTATGATTAGAAGTAGCGGTCAAACGAGGGACTTCCTCGGAGTTGGAGGAGGAGAAGCACCCCGACCGCCATTCCTTCCGCCGGAGCTAGCAAAATTTGCCACCATAAACTCAACAGTGGGATTAAGCCAATTCGCCGCCAACCACTAA